Proteins from a single region of Drosophila biarmipes strain raj3 chromosome 3R, RU_DBia_V1.1, whole genome shotgun sequence:
- the LOC108023880 gene encoding uncharacterized protein LOC108023880, whose translation MHRSMERRRSRTPRALPVCWILLCLVAWTLADDWSLSCASNCTCKWTNGKKSAICSSLQLTTIPNTLSTELQVLVLNDNHIPYLNREEFSTLGLLNLQRIYLKKSEVQYIHKESFRNLKILVEIDLSDNKLEMLDKDTFMGNDRLRILYLNGNPLKRLAAYQFPILPHLRTLDMHDCLISYIDPMSLANLNLLEFLNLKNNLLESLSEYVFQHMANLKTLSLEENPWQCNCKLRKFRGWYVNSRLSSVSLVCKGPPAQKDRSWDSVDDELFACPPRVEIFNNEEVQNIDIGSNTTFSCLVYGDPLPEVAWELNGKILDNDNVLFDSESISSDKLWSNLTVFNVTSLDAGTYACTGSNSIGSMTQNISIYLSEIVQHVLEKTPETFWYFGLIMGIFGTVFLLISISFVVCLCKRTTRQHRHANKAGVKSSVSFNDQEKKLLDSSVTTTTNDRGDSYGIDNQPTSIGMNKADSAGMGFNQIEIHAVDSHRHGSMLVQQQPQQQQMQGGPGMRQQLMQVKDPTCGMMSVPTSMAGHTHAHPAQISEEFPLNVGVFPPPPEFCSNIVPNPAFGGNIFIRVSVTQDMLDGADLNMYPDLLNIPKRMQDVQESGAGAVAVPEGQFATLPRHTARRGILKKDSSLQQQQQQQQHQQQQQQLQQQHQQLQQQHQPSGLYTHDEIVTYNLEASGYDPHQSTYHSNAMELPPPPPPPAVTAVVQCHHPSPSNCASCINSAQQPPSACPTPPVEVTPMRPLDSSAYPKYDNMGRRITASGGLGGSNLSLPDEERYENETLFGQAEGQSKGVPEQSQDLHQPQEATQGQDKGGGPGEFVSL comes from the exons ATGCACCGCAGCATGGAgcgcaggaggagcaggaccCCGAGGGCTCTGCCAG TCTGCTGGATTCTGCTGTGCCTGGTGGCCTGGACGTTGGCGGACGACTGGTCCCTGAGCTGCGCCTCCAACTGCACCTGCAAGTGGACCAACGGCAAGAAGTCGGCCATCTGCAGCTCCCTGCAGCTGACCACCATTCCGAACACGCTGAGCACGGAGCTCCAGGTGCTGGTGCTGAACGACAACCACATCCCGTACCTCAACCGGGAGGAGTTCTCCACCTTGGGGCTGCTCAACCTGCAGCGCATTTACCTCAAGAAGTCCGAGGTGCAGTACATACACAAGGAGTCCTTCCGCAACCTCAAGATCCTGGTGGAGATCGACCTGTCGGACAACAAGCTGGAGATGCTCGACAAGGACACCTTCATGGGAAACGATCGCCTGAGGATACTCTATCTGAACGGGAATCCCCTCAAGCGGCTGGCTGCCTACCAGTTCCCCATTCTGCCCCACCTGCGCACCTTGGACATGCACGACTGCCTGATCTCGTACATAGATCCCATGTCCCTGGCCAACCTCAACCTGCTGGAGTTCCTCAACCTGAAGAACAACCTGCTGGAGAGCCTCAGCGAGTACGTGTTCCAGCACATGGCCAACTTGAAGACGCTCTCGCTGGAGGAGAATCCGTGGCAGTGCAACTGCAAGCTGCGAAAGTTCCGCGGCTGGTATGTCAACAGCCGCCTGAGTTCCGTGAGCCTGGTGTGCAAGGGGCCGCCGGCCCAGAAGGACCGCTCCTGGGACAGCGTGGACGACGAGCTCTTCGCCTGTCCGCCGCGAGTGGAGATCTTCAACAACGAGGAGGTGCAGAACATCGACATCGGAAGCAATACCACCTTCAGCTGCCTGGTTTACGGCGATCCCCTGCCGGAGGTGGCCTGGGAGCTGAATGGAAAGATCCTGGACAACGACAACGTGCTCTTCGACTCGGAGAGCATCTCCTCGGACAAGCTGTGGAGCAACCTGACCGTCTTCAACGTGACCAGCCTGGATGCCGGGACCTACGCCTGCACGGGCTCGAACTCCATAGGCAGCATGACCCAGAATATCAGCATCTACCTCAGCGAGATCGTTCAGCACGTGCTGGAGAAGACGCCCGAGACCTTCTGGTACTTCGGCCTCATCATGGGCATCTTCGGCACCGTCTTCCTGCTGATCTCGATCTCGTTTGTGGTCTGCCTGTGCAAGCGCACCACCCGGCAGCATCGACATGCCAACAAGGCGGGCGTGAAGTCCAGCGTTAGCTTCAATGACCAGGAGAAGAAGCTGCTGGACTCGAGtgtcaccaccaccaccaacgATCGGGGGGACAGCTACGGCATCGACAACCAGCCCACTTCCATTGGCATGAACAAGGCGGACTCGGCCGGAATGGGCTTCAACCAGATAGAGATCCACGCGGTGGACAGTCACCGCCACGGGAGCATGctggtgcagcagcagccgcagcagcagcagatgcaAGGAGGACCTGGCATGCGGCAGCAGCTGATGCAGGTGAAGGATCCCACCTGCGGCATGATGAGTGTGCCCACCTCGATGGCCGGCCACACACACGCGCATCCCGCCCAGATCTCCGAGGAGTTCCCGCTGAACGTGGGCGTCTTTCCACCGCCGCCGGAGTTCTGCTCGAACATAGTCCCGAATCCCGCTTTCGGGGGCAATATCTTCATCCGGGTGTCCGTCACCCAGGACATGCTGGATGGCGCGGACTTGAACATGTATCCGGATCTGCTGAACATTCCCAAGAGGATGCAGGACGTGCAGGAGAGTGGTGCTGGCGCAGTGGCCGTGCCAGAGGGGCAGTTCGCCACTCTGCCAAGACACACAGCCAGGAGGGGCATCCTCAAGAAGGACTCCTCcttgcagcaacagcagcagcagcagcaacatcagcagcagcaacagcagctccagcagcagcaccagcaactccagcagcagcaccaaccATCCGGACTCTACACCCATGACGAGATCGTGACCTACAACCTGGAGGCCAGTGGCTACGACCCCCACCAGTCGACGTACCACAGCAATGCCATGGAGctgccgccaccgccgcccccGCCCGCCGTAACAGCGGTGGTGCAGTGCCACCACCCGAGTCCCAGCAACTGCGCCAGCTGCATCAACAGTGCTCAGCAGCCGCCCTCCGCCTGCCCAACGCCGCCCGTCGAGGTCACGCCCATGCGGCCGCTGGACAGCTCGGCCTACCCCAAGTACGACAACATGGGACGGCGGATCACGGCGAGCGGCGGACTCGGTGGCTCCAACCTCTCCCTGCCCGACGAGGAGCGGTACGAGAACGAGACACTTTTCGGCCAGGCGGAGGGCCAATCCAAGGGCGTTCCGGAGCAGTCGCAGGATCTTCACCAGCCGCAGGAGGCGACCCAGGGCCAGGACAAGGGCGGCGGTCCTGGCGAGTTCGTGTCGCTCTAG